In one Papio anubis isolate 15944 chromosome 11, Panubis1.0, whole genome shotgun sequence genomic region, the following are encoded:
- the LOC103887337 gene encoding peptidyl-prolyl cis-trans isomerase A-like: MVNPTMFFNMVVNGEPLGRVSFKLFADKVPKTENFRAVSTGEKGFGYKGSCFHRINLGLMCQGGDFTCHNGSGGKFVYRGKFDDENFILKHTGPGILSMANARPNTNGSQFFICTAKTERLDGKHVVSGKVKEGMRIVEAMERFGSRNGKSSKKIATADCGQLE; the protein is encoded by the exons ATGGTCAACCCTACCATGTTCTTCAACATGGTCGTCAACGGCGAGCCCTTGGGGCGTGTCTCCTTCAAGCTGTTTGCAGACAAGGTTCCAAAGACAGAAAACTTTCGTGCTGtgagcactggagagaaaggatttggttataagg gttcctgctttcacagaattaATCTAGGGCTTATGTGTCAGGGTGGTGACTTCACATGCCATAATGGCAGTGGTGGCAAGTTCGTCTACAGGGGTAAATTTGATGATGAGAACTTCATCCTGAAGCACACAGGCCCTGGCATCTTGTCCATGGCAAATGCTCGACCCAACACAAACggttcccagtttttcatctgcactgccaAGACCGAGCGGTTGGATGGCAAGCATGTGGTCTCTGGCAAGGTGAAAGAAGGCATGAGGATTGTGGAGGCCATGGAGCGCTTTGGGTCCAGGAATGGCAAGAGCAGCAAGAAGATCGCCACTGCGGACTGTGGACAACTCGAATAA